Proteins encoded by one window of Deltaproteobacteria bacterium:
- a CDS encoding glycosyltransferase family 2 protein produces the protein MSAHRPKLSVVMPAYNELATIDEILERVAAVPIEKEIIVVDDGSTDGTRDHLKELEERWSGEEHPHATLRVFLQPQNGGKGKALRTGFAHARGEVTIVQDADLEYDPDDYPKVVGPILEGRAEVVYGSRYADIGPRDLLDWHTFGNQLLTWSSNLLTGLRLSDMETCYKAFRTELLQSLDLREDRFGFEPEVTAQLARRGVRPMEVGIAYESRGWDEGKKIGWKDGVEAYRVMLTQAFDRLRSR, from the coding sequence ATGAGCGCGCACCGCCCCAAGCTCTCCGTGGTCATGCCGGCCTACAACGAGCTGGCCACCATCGACGAGATCCTCGAGCGCGTCGCCGCGGTGCCCATCGAGAAGGAGATCATCGTCGTCGACGACGGCTCCACCGACGGCACCCGGGACCACCTGAAGGAGCTCGAGGAGCGCTGGTCCGGCGAGGAGCACCCCCACGCCACCCTCCGGGTCTTCCTGCAGCCGCAGAACGGCGGCAAGGGCAAGGCCTTGCGAACCGGCTTCGCCCACGCCCGCGGCGAGGTGACCATCGTCCAGGACGCCGACCTCGAGTACGACCCGGACGACTACCCGAAGGTGGTCGGCCCGATCCTCGAGGGCCGGGCGGAGGTGGTCTACGGCAGCCGCTACGCCGACATCGGCCCGCGCGACCTCCTGGACTGGCACACCTTCGGCAACCAGCTCCTCACCTGGTCGAGCAACCTGCTCACCGGGCTGCGCCTCTCCGACATGGAGACCTGCTACAAGGCGTTCCGCACCGAGCTGCTCCAGTCCCTCGACCTGCGCGAGGATCGCTTCGGCTTCGAGCCGGAGGTCACCGCCCAGCTCGCCCGCCGCGGCGTGCGCCCGATGGAGGTCGGGATCGCCTACGAGAGCCGGGGCTGGGACGAGGGCAAGAAGATCGGCTGGAAGGACGGCGTCGAGGCCTACCGGGTGATGCTCACTCAGGCGTTCGACCGGCTGCGCTCCCGGTAG
- a CDS encoding SDR family oxidoreductase: MPRTVILGAAGFIGSHLVDRFLERGHEVIGVDNFITGSPDNLAHHEGNERFTFLEHDITRFIEIDGPVDFILNFASPASPIDYLELPIQTLKVGALGTHNALGLAVAKKARFLQASTSEVYGDPLEHPQKESYLGNVDTIGPRGVYDEGKRFGEALVMAYHRTHGLETRIDRIFNTYGPRMRLGDGRVVPAFISQVLADKPLTVFGDGRQTRSFCYIEDQVDGIERLLYSSEVLPVNIGNPEEHSMLSLAETLQSIASTRLPLVYSELPTGDPKVRCPDITRAKQVLGWEPKVPLIEGLSRTLDYYRERSRSNA, from the coding sequence ATGCCTCGCACCGTCATCCTCGGAGCCGCCGGATTCATCGGATCCCACCTGGTCGATCGCTTCCTCGAGCGGGGCCACGAGGTCATCGGGGTCGACAACTTCATCACCGGCAGCCCGGACAACCTCGCCCACCACGAGGGCAACGAGCGCTTCACCTTCCTCGAGCACGACATCACGCGCTTCATCGAGATCGACGGACCGGTGGACTTCATCCTCAACTTCGCCTCGCCGGCCAGCCCCATCGACTACCTGGAGCTGCCCATCCAGACCCTGAAGGTCGGCGCCCTGGGGACCCACAACGCCCTGGGGCTCGCGGTCGCGAAGAAGGCGCGCTTCCTCCAGGCCTCCACCTCCGAGGTCTACGGCGATCCGCTGGAGCATCCGCAGAAGGAGAGCTACCTCGGCAACGTCGACACCATCGGACCGCGGGGGGTCTACGACGAGGGCAAGCGCTTCGGCGAGGCGCTGGTGATGGCCTACCACCGCACCCACGGCCTGGAGACGCGCATCGATCGCATCTTCAACACCTACGGCCCCCGCATGCGCCTGGGCGACGGCCGGGTGGTGCCGGCCTTCATCTCCCAGGTGCTCGCCGACAAGCCCCTGACCGTCTTCGGCGACGGCCGCCAGACCCGCTCCTTCTGCTACATCGAGGATCAGGTCGACGGCATCGAGCGCCTCCTCTACTCCAGCGAGGTGCTGCCGGTGAACATCGGCAACCCGGAGGAGCACTCCATGCTCTCCCTCGCCGAGACCCTCCAGTCGATCGCCAGCACCCGGCTGCCCCTGGTCTACAGCGAGCTGCCCACCGGCGATCCGAAGGTGCGCTGCCCGGACATCACCCGCGCGAAGCAGGTGCTCGGCTGGGAGCCGAAGGTGCCCCTCATCGAGGGGCTCTCCCGCACCCTGGACTACTACCGGGAGCGCAGCCGGTCGAACGCCTGA
- a CDS encoding alkaline phosphatase family protein codes for MASVPSPARLLIVGLDCLAPGLVFERWRERLPTFARLMEEGSFGPLRSCDPPITIPAWSCMFSGRDPGELGLYGFGHRQGWGPGEVGLPDAGTVRAPRLWELASQAGRESIVVGVPQTWPPPAPGRHRGRLVSGILCPGRDVPCTSPPALVDELPEDYAFDLEGFRARAPDEVERAVHAMTDARFGLFTRWLREPAWALAVIVEIGVDRMHHVFWGEGEARIERYYRRLDEHLAACLDAAGPRSAVMVVSDHGAQRLEGAVRINEWLRREGLLSFDEAGRPDWRRSRAVGQGGYCGRILLNLRGRQPGGLVAPEEADALLERIEVGLKAITGPSGEPARTRVLRPRELYRALEGHPPDLLVYFDDLRWRALGTPGDSVWTAGNDAGPDGANHHPDGVYLARHPSLPGRGRLEGLVIQDVFATAMAALGLDPPGGTLGTSRW; via the coding sequence GTGGCGAGCGTCCCGTCCCCAGCGCGTCTCCTGATCGTCGGCCTGGACTGCCTGGCGCCGGGCCTGGTCTTCGAGCGCTGGCGCGAGCGCCTGCCCACCTTCGCGAGGCTGATGGAGGAGGGCTCCTTCGGCCCCCTGCGCAGCTGCGATCCACCGATCACCATCCCGGCCTGGTCCTGCATGTTCTCGGGCCGCGATCCCGGAGAGCTCGGCCTCTACGGCTTCGGGCACCGGCAGGGCTGGGGCCCCGGTGAGGTGGGCCTGCCCGACGCCGGCACCGTGCGGGCGCCCCGCCTCTGGGAGCTGGCCTCGCAGGCCGGGCGCGAGTCGATCGTGGTGGGCGTCCCCCAGACCTGGCCGCCGCCGGCGCCGGGGAGGCACCGGGGCCGGCTGGTCAGCGGGATCCTCTGCCCGGGGAGGGACGTGCCCTGCACCAGCCCTCCCGCGCTCGTGGACGAGCTGCCGGAGGACTACGCCTTCGATCTCGAGGGCTTCCGCGCCCGCGCTCCCGACGAGGTCGAGCGCGCCGTGCACGCGATGACCGACGCGCGCTTCGGGCTCTTCACCCGCTGGCTGCGGGAGCCGGCCTGGGCGCTGGCGGTGATCGTCGAGATCGGGGTGGACCGGATGCACCACGTCTTCTGGGGAGAGGGCGAGGCGCGGATCGAGCGCTACTACCGCCGGCTGGACGAGCACCTCGCCGCCTGCCTGGACGCGGCCGGCCCCCGGAGCGCGGTGATGGTGGTCAGCGATCACGGGGCCCAGCGCCTCGAGGGCGCCGTGCGGATCAACGAGTGGCTGCGCCGGGAGGGCCTGCTCTCCTTCGACGAGGCGGGGAGGCCCGACTGGCGCCGGAGCCGGGCGGTCGGCCAGGGCGGCTACTGCGGCCGGATCCTCCTCAATCTCCGGGGCCGGCAGCCCGGGGGCCTCGTCGCCCCCGAGGAGGCCGACGCCCTCCTGGAGCGGATCGAGGTGGGCCTGAAGGCGATCACCGGACCCTCCGGCGAGCCCGCCCGGACCCGCGTCCTCCGGCCGCGCGAGCTCTATCGGGCCCTCGAGGGGCACCCGCCGGATCTGCTGGTCTACTTCGACGACCTGCGCTGGCGGGCCCTGGGCACGCCGGGTGACTCGGTCTGGACGGCCGGGAACGACGCAGGCCCCGACGGGGCGAACCACCACCCGGACGGGGTCTACCTGGCCCGGCACCCCTCCCTCCCCGGCCGCGGTCGCCTGGAGGGGCTCGTGATCCAGGATGTCTTCGCGACCGCGATGGCGGCGCTGGGCCTCGACCCCCCCGGGGGGACCCTGGGCACCTCCCGGTGGTAG
- a CDS encoding nucleotidyltransferase family protein, producing MSDPGRNAFALRTLLAERLQPEEERRAPAEAWIERASSAGLEHVLDFARREGVKPLLAKDLLAEPGDGLPPALRERLEQSLRLARGHHLQQARMLQEVGEWLDAADVPHVVFKGPSLAHRLYPEPATRQATDLDLLVPRDRRDEVLRGFASRGYTIHRAAERDSHECDVLGPAGAIDLHWDLLRPGRLRFDLAARVLTKRVRRGALWVPRDADLLLLALIHPAITEHVTARLLKAVDLDLALRLLAPAWGETLETLGRLGLRTAAWAQLTWTRSFFASPLPLEVERTLEPPGWQARYLRTWLNRDPAAQYPEHRHLVRAGFSLALHDSPLDVMRALGSYAGSPAGWFSRNHA from the coding sequence ATGAGCGACCCCGGGAGAAACGCCTTCGCGCTGCGGACCCTGCTGGCCGAGCGGCTGCAGCCCGAGGAGGAGCGCCGCGCGCCGGCCGAGGCGTGGATCGAGCGCGCCTCCTCCGCCGGCCTCGAGCACGTGCTGGACTTCGCGCGGCGGGAGGGGGTGAAGCCGCTGCTGGCGAAGGACCTGCTCGCCGAGCCCGGGGATGGGCTCCCTCCGGCCCTCCGGGAGAGGCTGGAGCAGAGCCTGCGCCTGGCCCGCGGCCACCATCTGCAGCAGGCCCGGATGCTCCAGGAGGTGGGCGAGTGGCTCGACGCTGCGGACGTCCCGCACGTCGTCTTCAAGGGCCCCTCGCTGGCCCACCGCCTCTACCCCGAGCCGGCGACCCGGCAGGCCACCGATCTCGATCTGCTCGTCCCGCGCGACCGTCGCGACGAGGTCCTCCGGGGCTTCGCTTCCCGGGGCTACACCATCCACCGCGCGGCCGAGCGCGACAGCCACGAGTGTGACGTCCTCGGCCCCGCCGGCGCCATCGATCTGCACTGGGATCTCTTACGGCCGGGCCGGCTCCGCTTCGATCTGGCTGCCCGCGTCCTCACGAAGAGGGTCCGGCGCGGGGCCCTCTGGGTGCCGCGCGACGCCGACCTCCTCCTCCTGGCCCTGATCCACCCGGCGATCACCGAGCACGTGACGGCCCGCCTCCTCAAGGCCGTGGACCTGGATCTCGCCCTGCGCCTCCTCGCCCCCGCCTGGGGGGAGACCCTCGAGACCCTCGGGCGCCTGGGCCTGCGAACGGCCGCCTGGGCCCAGCTGACCTGGACCCGGAGCTTCTTCGCCTCCCCGCTCCCCCTCGAGGTCGAGCGCACCCTGGAGCCGCCCGGCTGGCAGGCCCGCTACCTGCGGACCTGGCTCAACCGCGATCCGGCGGCGCAGTACCCCGAGCACCGTCACCTGGTGAGGGCTGGCTTCAGCCTCGCGCTCCACGACAGCCCCCTGGACGTCATGCGGGCGCTGGGGAGCTACGCGGGCTCTCCGGCGGGGTGGTTCTCCCGGAACCACGCATAG
- a CDS encoding GDP-L-fucose synthase — protein MRRDARVFVAGHRGLVGSAIVRRLEAAGFERLLLRGRDALDLSEAAAVERFFAEEQPEYVFLAAAKVGGIVANATYPADFIRENLLVQTHVIDAAWRHGAKKLLFLGSSCIYPKLSPQPIKEEYLLTGPLEPTNSAYALAKIAGIEMVQAYRRQHGLAGICLMPTNLYGPGDNFDLETSHVLPALIRKFHEAKERGAEAVTLWGTGKPRREFLHVDDLADACLFAMEHYDAPEILNVGVGRDISIAELAALVAEVVGFGGALEYDTSRPDGTPRKLLDVSRLSGLGWEARIGLREGVASAYAWFRENHPAGEPA, from the coding sequence GTGAGGCGCGACGCCCGGGTCTTCGTGGCCGGCCACCGGGGGCTGGTCGGCTCCGCCATCGTGCGGCGGCTGGAGGCGGCGGGCTTCGAGCGGCTCCTCCTGCGGGGCCGCGACGCGCTCGACCTCAGCGAGGCCGCCGCGGTGGAGCGCTTCTTCGCCGAGGAGCAGCCCGAGTACGTCTTCCTCGCTGCGGCGAAGGTCGGCGGGATCGTCGCCAACGCCACCTACCCGGCCGACTTCATCCGGGAGAACCTCCTCGTCCAGACCCACGTCATCGACGCGGCCTGGCGGCACGGCGCGAAGAAGCTCCTCTTCCTGGGCTCCTCCTGCATCTACCCCAAGCTCTCGCCGCAGCCGATCAAGGAGGAATACCTGCTCACCGGTCCGCTGGAGCCGACGAACTCGGCCTACGCGCTGGCCAAGATCGCCGGCATCGAGATGGTGCAGGCCTATCGCCGGCAGCACGGCCTCGCCGGGATCTGCCTGATGCCCACCAACCTCTACGGTCCCGGGGACAACTTCGACCTGGAGACCTCCCACGTCCTGCCGGCGCTGATCCGCAAGTTCCACGAGGCGAAGGAGCGGGGAGCCGAGGCCGTGACTCTCTGGGGTACGGGCAAGCCTCGGCGCGAGTTCCTCCACGTGGACGACCTGGCGGACGCCTGCCTCTTTGCGATGGAGCACTACGACGCCCCCGAGATCCTCAACGTCGGGGTCGGCCGGGACATCTCCATCGCGGAGCTCGCCGCGCTCGTCGCCGAGGTCGTCGGCTTCGGGGGGGCGCTGGAGTACGACACCTCGCGACCCGACGGGACACCCCGCAAGCTGCTGGACGTCTCGCGCCTGAGCGGGCTGGGGTGGGAGGCCCGGATCGGGCTGCGGGAGGGGGTCGCCTCGGCCTATGCGTGGTTCCGGGAGAACCACCCCGCCGGAGAGCCCGCGTAG
- the gmd gene encoding GDP-mannose 4,6-dehydratase: protein MTLSKRALITGITGQDGSYLAELLLAKGYEVHGLIRRASTFNTERIDHLYQDPHDPDVRLVLHFGDLTDGTNLRRVIEKSQPEEIYNLGAQSHVKVSFDQPEYTADVDATGTLRLLEAARDYRDHSGKELRFYQAGSSEMFGATPPPQSEATPFHPRSPYAVSKVAGFWYGVNYREAYGLFVANGILFNHESPRRGETFVTRKITRAATRISLGLQEKLYLGNLDAKRDWGFAGDYVEAMWRMLQHDTAGDFVVATGRSYSVREFAAKVFARLGLSFDDHVEFDARYLRPTEVDALQGDPRKAREALGWEPQVDLEGLVAMMVDHDLELARQEKTLRDAGHIVTARSGAE, encoded by the coding sequence CTGACCTTGAGCAAGCGCGCACTGATCACCGGGATCACCGGGCAGGACGGCTCCTATCTGGCCGAGCTCCTGCTGGCCAAGGGCTACGAGGTCCACGGGCTCATCCGCCGGGCGTCGACCTTCAACACCGAGCGGATCGACCACCTCTACCAGGACCCGCACGATCCGGACGTCCGCCTGGTGCTCCACTTCGGTGACCTCACCGACGGCACGAACCTCCGGCGGGTGATCGAGAAGTCGCAGCCCGAGGAGATCTACAACCTGGGCGCCCAGTCCCACGTGAAGGTCTCCTTCGATCAGCCCGAGTACACCGCGGACGTGGACGCCACCGGCACCCTGCGCCTGCTGGAGGCCGCCCGGGACTACCGCGACCACTCCGGGAAGGAGCTCCGCTTCTATCAGGCGGGCTCCTCCGAGATGTTCGGCGCCACGCCGCCCCCCCAGAGCGAGGCGACCCCCTTCCATCCCCGCAGCCCCTACGCGGTGAGCAAGGTCGCGGGCTTCTGGTACGGCGTGAACTACCGCGAGGCCTACGGCCTCTTCGTCGCCAACGGGATCCTCTTCAACCACGAGAGCCCCCGCCGCGGCGAGACCTTCGTCACCCGCAAGATCACCCGGGCGGCCACCCGCATCAGCCTGGGTCTGCAGGAGAAGCTCTACCTGGGCAACCTCGACGCGAAGCGCGACTGGGGCTTCGCCGGGGACTACGTCGAGGCCATGTGGCGGATGCTCCAGCACGACACGGCCGGCGACTTCGTGGTGGCGACGGGGCGCTCCTACAGCGTCCGGGAGTTTGCGGCCAAGGTCTTTGCGCGCCTTGGGCTCTCCTTCGACGACCACGTGGAGTTCGACGCGCGCTACCTGCGCCCCACGGAGGTCGACGCCCTCCAGGGCGACCCGCGGAAGGCCCGGGAGGCGCTGGGCTGGGAGCCGCAGGTCGATCTCGAGGGGCTCGTGGCGATGATGGTCGATCACGACCTCGAGCTCGCGCGGCAGGAGAAGACCCTCCGGGACGCCGGCCACATCGTCACGGCGAGGAGCGGCGCAGAGTGA
- a CDS encoding polysaccharide biosynthesis tyrosine autokinase: protein MYLSVLRKRFWWILAAFVVVVGLTALWLVRQPRIYRASTSIVINPRAPQVLEGVRDVVDIGSTSYWSMQYFYGTQNTIISSRAILSQVVERLGLDQDDDFLGLTSITDEAKRAEARAASDAVGILRSVVTVSPEKETWMVWINVEDRDPERAARISTAVAETYRDANLQRRTTGTEDALSWLDEQMEKIKPRLEESENALFEFRKQNDMLSSSLEDRQNMVSKELADLSEAVTQLRTRRIELEARAQRIETIRKEGGELGALPEVARSTTMELLKRDLFALLKDKAGLEERYGAKHPKLIEAQRSVDSTRRELDLEVQKLVGATLNEYQTVRDAEQRTAKELARKKSEAFALNEKEIGYNRLLRQKENLERIYGMIVNRSKEAGLSGEQTTNNVQVVDRATVPWRPVKPRLTFSLTIAALFGLLLGVALAFLLEFLDNTVKTKEDIEADTGQTFLGIIPLIAERAAAAKDDAVELYLLANPRGHVAEACRAIRTNLLFMSPEQPLRRIVVTSAGPREGKTTTVVDLGVVMAQGGSTVCLIDTDMRRPRLHRVFGIEAKQGLSNLILGDVELDDVLQKTQVEGLEVLPCGPIPPNPAELLHTERFARILEQLGERFDRVILDTPPLTAVADAKVLAVASDGVIVIAKAHATTREMLASTTESLLDVNARILGVVLNQVDVERREYGGYYYRYYRNYGAYYGEDAETSTEAS, encoded by the coding sequence GTGTACCTCTCGGTCCTCCGGAAGCGCTTCTGGTGGATCCTGGCCGCCTTCGTGGTGGTCGTGGGGCTCACCGCCCTCTGGCTGGTGCGGCAACCGCGGATCTACCGGGCCTCGACCTCGATCGTGATCAACCCCCGGGCTCCCCAGGTGCTCGAGGGGGTGCGGGACGTGGTGGACATCGGTTCGACCAGCTACTGGTCGATGCAGTACTTCTACGGCACCCAGAACACGATCATCTCCAGCCGGGCGATCTTGAGTCAGGTCGTCGAGCGCCTCGGTCTGGACCAAGACGACGACTTCCTGGGGCTAACCTCCATCACGGACGAGGCGAAGCGGGCCGAGGCTCGGGCTGCCTCGGACGCGGTGGGCATCCTGCGCAGCGTGGTCACGGTCTCCCCCGAGAAGGAGACCTGGATGGTCTGGATCAACGTCGAGGACCGTGATCCCGAGCGGGCAGCGCGGATCTCGACGGCGGTCGCCGAGACCTACCGGGACGCGAACCTCCAGCGCAGGACGACGGGCACCGAGGACGCCCTCAGCTGGCTCGACGAGCAGATGGAGAAGATCAAGCCCCGGCTGGAAGAGAGCGAGAACGCGCTCTTCGAGTTCCGGAAGCAGAACGACATGCTCTCCTCCTCCCTCGAGGACCGGCAGAACATGGTCTCCAAGGAGCTGGCCGATCTCTCCGAGGCGGTCACCCAGCTGCGCACCCGCCGGATCGAGCTCGAGGCCCGGGCCCAGCGGATCGAGACGATCCGCAAGGAGGGCGGGGAGCTCGGGGCGCTGCCCGAGGTGGCGCGCTCCACCACCATGGAGCTGCTCAAGCGGGATCTCTTCGCGCTGCTCAAGGACAAGGCGGGGCTGGAGGAGCGCTACGGGGCCAAGCACCCCAAGCTCATCGAGGCCCAGCGATCCGTGGATTCCACCCGGCGGGAGCTCGATCTGGAGGTGCAGAAGCTCGTCGGGGCCACGCTCAACGAGTACCAGACCGTGCGCGATGCCGAGCAGAGGACGGCAAAGGAGCTGGCTCGCAAGAAGAGCGAGGCGTTCGCGCTCAACGAGAAGGAGATCGGCTACAACCGCCTGCTGCGCCAGAAGGAGAACCTCGAGCGCATCTACGGCATGATCGTGAACCGCTCCAAGGAGGCGGGGCTCTCCGGGGAGCAGACGACCAACAACGTGCAGGTCGTCGACCGGGCCACCGTGCCCTGGCGGCCGGTCAAGCCGCGGCTCACCTTCTCCCTCACGATCGCGGCGCTCTTCGGACTGCTGCTGGGGGTCGCCCTGGCCTTCCTCCTCGAGTTCCTCGACAACACGGTGAAGACCAAGGAGGACATCGAGGCCGACACGGGCCAGACCTTCCTGGGCATCATCCCCCTCATCGCCGAGCGGGCCGCGGCCGCGAAGGACGACGCCGTCGAGCTCTACCTCCTCGCCAACCCCCGCGGCCACGTGGCCGAGGCCTGCCGGGCCATCCGGACCAACCTCCTCTTCATGTCGCCCGAGCAGCCGCTGCGCCGCATCGTCGTCACCTCGGCCGGGCCGCGCGAGGGGAAGACCACGACGGTCGTCGACCTCGGGGTGGTGATGGCGCAGGGGGGGAGCACGGTCTGCCTGATCGACACGGACATGCGCCGGCCAAGGCTGCACCGGGTCTTCGGCATCGAGGCCAAGCAGGGGCTCTCCAACCTCATCCTGGGCGACGTCGAGCTCGACGACGTGCTGCAGAAGACCCAGGTCGAGGGCCTCGAGGTGCTGCCCTGCGGGCCCATCCCGCCCAACCCGGCGGAGCTGCTGCACACGGAGCGCTTCGCCAGGATCCTCGAGCAGCTCGGGGAGCGCTTCGATCGCGTCATCCTCGACACCCCGCCGCTGACCGCGGTGGCCGACGCCAAGGTGCTGGCGGTCGCCTCCGACGGTGTCATCGTCATCGCCAAGGCGCACGCCACGACCCGGGAGATGCTCGCCAGCACCACCGAGAGCCTCCTCGACGTGAACGCCCGCATCCTCGGCGTCGTGCTCAACCAGGTCGACGTCGAGCGGCGCGAGTACGGCGGCTACTACTACCGCTACTACCGCAACTACGGCGCCTACTACGGCGAGGACGCCGAGACCTCCACCGAGGCGAGCTGA
- a CDS encoding nucleoside-diphosphate sugar epimerase/dehydratase, protein MNKFAMRGMQVAVDFAVLSLAYWLAFYFRFEFEPRFEMVKLLFFTWPYVVLLQYLVLVSFGVPRFAWRYIGIREATRILWAVTLSVGILVALRLVLGPFAGYAKFVRIPLGVLAMDFVMAFLGVVGARVIRRIFSERGERSRRQRSDRPRVRTLLIGAGRAGVMVIREIAARPDLGIEAVAFLDDDPVKVGTVVHGVPVLGPTSDIAEVAADLEATEALIAIANASGEDIRRLTMVCREAGLETKIIPGIYEIVGGKVNLSRIREVAIEDLLGREPVDLDLSSISAVIEGRVVMVTGAGGSIGSELCRQVARFAPSRLLLVEQAENALFNIHRELIAESAVEVVPIIADVIDAARMKRVFEEHSPGLVFHAAAHKHVPMMEWNPGEAVKNNLGGTRCVADLADAYGVGTFVLVSTDKAVNPTSVMGATKRAAELYVQCLARRSSTHFVAVRFGNVLGSAGSVIPIFKEQIAAGGPVTVTHPEMMRYFMTIPEACQLILQAGAMGEGGEIFILDMGEPVKIVDVARDLITLSGLTPGEDIEIAFTGMRPGEKLFEELSVDEEQAEKTRHPKIFIGRTRERTWDDLGARLAELIAVAIEKEGEGVREGLKRLIPEYVVPPSEAEDVPKPEAAAEAT, encoded by the coding sequence ATGAACAAGTTCGCCATGCGAGGAATGCAGGTCGCCGTGGACTTCGCGGTGCTCTCCCTCGCCTACTGGCTGGCCTTCTACTTCCGCTTCGAGTTCGAGCCGCGCTTCGAGATGGTGAAGCTGCTCTTCTTCACCTGGCCCTACGTGGTGCTCCTCCAGTACCTCGTGCTCGTCTCCTTCGGCGTGCCGCGCTTCGCCTGGCGCTACATCGGCATCCGGGAGGCGACGCGGATCCTCTGGGCCGTCACTCTCTCGGTGGGGATCCTCGTGGCCCTGCGCCTGGTCCTGGGGCCCTTCGCCGGCTACGCGAAGTTCGTCCGGATCCCCCTGGGGGTGCTGGCCATGGACTTCGTGATGGCCTTCCTGGGCGTCGTCGGTGCTCGGGTGATCCGCCGGATCTTCTCCGAGCGAGGTGAGCGCTCGCGGCGGCAGCGCAGCGATCGCCCGAGGGTGAGGACCCTCCTCATCGGGGCAGGCCGGGCCGGGGTGATGGTGATCCGGGAGATCGCCGCCCGGCCGGACCTGGGCATCGAGGCCGTGGCCTTCCTCGACGACGATCCGGTGAAGGTGGGCACCGTGGTCCACGGGGTCCCGGTCCTCGGTCCGACCTCGGACATCGCCGAGGTCGCCGCCGATCTGGAGGCGACCGAAGCTCTCATCGCCATCGCCAACGCCTCCGGTGAGGACATCCGGCGCCTGACCATGGTCTGCCGGGAGGCGGGGCTGGAGACCAAGATCATCCCCGGCATCTACGAGATCGTCGGCGGGAAGGTGAACCTCTCCCGGATCCGGGAGGTGGCCATCGAGGACCTCCTCGGCCGGGAGCCGGTCGATCTGGACCTCTCCTCGATCTCCGCCGTCATCGAGGGCCGGGTGGTGATGGTCACCGGGGCGGGCGGCAGCATCGGCTCCGAGCTCTGCCGGCAGGTCGCTCGCTTCGCGCCGTCCCGGCTGCTCCTCGTCGAGCAGGCCGAGAACGCGCTCTTCAACATCCACCGGGAGCTGATCGCCGAGAGCGCGGTGGAGGTCGTCCCGATCATCGCCGACGTCATCGACGCCGCCCGGATGAAGCGGGTCTTCGAGGAGCACTCCCCGGGGCTGGTCTTCCACGCCGCCGCTCACAAGCACGTGCCGATGATGGAGTGGAACCCCGGAGAGGCGGTGAAGAACAACCTCGGGGGGACCCGCTGCGTCGCCGACCTGGCCGACGCGTACGGGGTCGGCACCTTCGTGCTCGTCTCCACCGACAAGGCCGTGAACCCCACCTCGGTGATGGGGGCGACCAAGCGCGCGGCGGAGCTCTACGTCCAGTGCCTCGCCCGGCGCAGCTCGACCCACTTCGTGGCGGTGCGCTTCGGGAACGTCCTCGGGTCGGCGGGGAGCGTCATCCCGATCTTCAAGGAGCAGATCGCGGCCGGGGGGCCGGTCACGGTGACCCACCCCGAGATGATGCGCTACTTCATGACCATCCCCGAGGCCTGTCAGCTGATCCTCCAGGCCGGGGCGATGGGGGAGGGAGGAGAGATCTTCATCCTCGACATGGGCGAGCCGGTGAAGATCGTCGATGTGGCCCGTGACCTGATCACCCTCTCTGGCCTCACCCCGGGTGAGGACATCGAGATCGCCTTCACCGGGATGCGCCCGGGAGAGAAGCTCTTCGAGGAGCTCTCGGTGGACGAAGAGCAGGCGGAGAAGACCCGGCACCCGAAGATCTTCATCGGGCGGACCCGGGAGCGGACCTGGGACGACCTCGGCGCTCGCCTCGCCGAGCTGATCGCGGTGGCCATCGAGAAGGAGGGGGAGGGTGTCCGGGAGGGGCTCAAGCGCCTGATTCCGGAGTACGTGGTGCCTCCTTCGGAGGCGGAGGACGTGCCGAAGCCAGAGGCCGCGGCAGAGGCTACCTGA